One Drosophila subobscura isolate 14011-0131.10 chromosome U, UCBerk_Dsub_1.0, whole genome shotgun sequence DNA window includes the following coding sequences:
- the LOC117900712 gene encoding uncharacterized protein LOC117900712, translating into MSYLRFKLFILFSFCFHCSLQQFVPFPDTDPMPGNYLQSESDGDDLEWSQANWQLVIPWLLQLQQVRLCVAVSRFDQQLVHGTPCAGLLDAGPLMASCDIGHIEDLSVTMRDAFGPMLFDTMQKCRPGLELFGVRCRRRA; encoded by the coding sequence ATGAGTTATCTCCGTTTCAAGCTCTTTATCCTGTTcagtttttgctttcattgCTCACTGCAGCAGTTCGTTCCCTTTCCGGACACCGATCCCATGCCAGGCAACTATCTGCAGTCGGAGAGCGACGGCGACGATTTGGAGTGGAGTCAGGCGAACTGGCAATTGGTGATtccctggctgctgcagctccagcaggtACGTCTCTGTGTGGCAGTCTCCAGATTTGACCAGCAACTGGTGCACGGAACACCCTGTGCGGGACTGCTCGATGCTGGCCCGCTCATGGCCAGCTGCGACATCGGTCACATTGAAGATCTCAGTGTTACCATGCGCGACGCCTTCGGACCAATGCTGTTCGACACCATGCAAAAGTGCCGTCCTGGCTTGGAGCTCTTTGGTGTACGTTGCAGGCGTAGGGCATGA